Genomic segment of Vulpes lagopus strain Blue_001 chromosome 7, ASM1834538v1, whole genome shotgun sequence:
ATAGAGGTCAGGGACGCTGCTGAGCATCTTATAATGAACATGATAGccccctacaacaaagaattacctggtCTAAAATGTCAGTGTTTGGGTTGAGAAAGCCTGATCTAGTAAGAGAAGTAGAATgtaaaaaaactaaaactcaggTAGGATGCAATATACTGTGAAAGCAATATAAAGTGCTATAGTAGATCAGaggaatttaaaattatatttggggaaattaggtaaaactttttttaaagaccttatttatttattcatgagagagacagagagagagagaggcaggctccatgcaggaagcccgacgacCTGGGCATTTCCAATAGGATATAACTTGAGACAACACATGACACCAGGAAAGAGTGTAGTAGTTTAGTTTGGGTGGGGCATAGAGTATGTAGAGATTAGTAGGAGGTGAGGTTAGAGAGGTGGATTGGATTTGGAAACTGGGAATCCCAGGCAAATGATTTACTACTTTACCTCTTCTTGGGAAAACTTAGAGCACGTAAAacctgtaattctcttttctgtgtaTACCAGCTCAATTCAGTTATAAGCTTCCAAAGGCGGGAATCTATCTTATTCTCTCTACAGTGCCTAAAAGAATAGTAAATATGCATATTCTTTATTGATTTAGATAGATGGATAAGATTGGGTGTGGTGTTCATCAGCTTGTCAGATACATTAGTGCATTTAACCAAAGAGTCACATATTTGTTTTTGATCATTGCAGAAAAGAGGAGAAGCCATTGGTGCCTGAGACAGTAGAAGAGGTGAAGGAAAAACCTATTTTGGTGTGTCCACCCTTACGAAGCCGAACATACATACCACCTGAAGATCTCCAGAGTCGTGTGGAATCTTGTGTCAGAGAAATTTTTGGCTCATCTGTTCCTAGCAGTTGGCAGGACGTGTCCCTGGAAGATGGTCATCTGAAATTCGGGTTGTTGTCACGTTTAGCTGATGACTTGGGCCATGCAGTGCCCAACTCCAGGCTTCACCAGATGTGCAGGGTCAGAGATGTTCTTGATTTCTATAATGTGCCTATTCGTGATAGATCTAAATTTGATGAACTGATTGCCAGTAATCTGCCtcccaatttaaaaatcacttggggTTATTGAGCAACTCAGAAGAGGAGCATCTTGAAATCATTTTGTCCTGAGCAAGAGGACTGGTTATTAGACTTTTGATACTTTACCATGTGAAATGCTATCAGAATAGTTCTCTAAATCCTCTTTTTCTGTAGAAGAATGAAttagctctttttttccctcatatcaTGAATTAAcaacaggattttctttttcacatttgctgaaatctttttttttttttttttaatggaattgaGTCATTAATCATGTATGAAAGTTTCCTTCTCTGGAGGACACTAATTATTAAACTTGGGTTTAAGATATGAGGCTATTCTATGTTCAGACGTGGTCTTTATTCTTTTAGGTGTAAAATAGTAGatgcaaaaatatgttttaatccTGTTAGGACTCTTAAGTCTAAGGTAGCATTATGTATAGTATgtatacaaataaggaaacttcttaaagaaatgtaaaaagggggaaaaaaaaaagaaatgtaaaaagcaaCGTTGTTTATTATAGCAAATTGTTTCTTTCACTACTTtactcatagaaatagaaaatgatacTGGCTGTTCTAGACTAACCTCTTTTGGAATTAAAGTATACTTTTGAAGTGTgctgtgtgtttttttatttttttgaagctgAAATTTGCTTCTCTGCTTTGTCATTTACTTatgtattataaatgaaaaaatttagagTATATGCCAAATATGAAGTactgtgactttttaaataagagatcTGCCAGATTATATATCTAAATGAATATTCTCTTTAAAGGAGatgatgtttgattttttttttaagcactcaTTAATTTATTAAGCAAACAGTACTGGCCCTGCGCTCCAGGCGCTGAGTGCGGTGTCCGAAAACAAGCGGCTCGTTTGGAGCGAGCAACCTAGCACGTGGACGTGAAAGTGGTCGGTGAACGAAGCTCCCTGGCGCGGTACCTTCCTTCACAGGCAAGGTTCAGAAGTGAAGTGCGGCCCCCGCGTTTTGTttcgtttgttcattcattgatCTACTCGACAGGTAGTTACTAAACGTCGGCTCTGGGCCAGCCTGTCCCTAAGCAGTTTACAGCGGCGAGAATAAAGTCCCTCCTCAGAGCGTAAGTACCCTAACcgatgagaaaaccgaggctccGCGGAGAGGGAGTGTTTTGCCAAAAACAAGTTCAATGTCACAGCTGGAACCAGAACCCAGGTCTTTGACTAAGACCCCCTGTAAGTCTACTGCTTTTCCCTCAGCACCATCTGGAATAATTTGAAGGTAAATCTATTTGACTAATACCAAGACTTGTGGGCACCTCAGCGAACAATTTGTGCCCTCAGCTTTCAAGCAGAAACTTTCCATTCCGAAGAATTTTTGTCACCTGTTCAGTGGATTTATTAGCTTCCCTCAGGTTTGTTTCATCCACTCATTCAACACAAGTTTGCAGAGTGTCTATTATATGTCAGATGTTTAGGTGTTAGGGATAcagttgtttgcttttttagattttattgatttattcatgagagacacagagagagaggcagcgacacaggcagagggagaagcaggccccatgcagggagcatgacttgggactctatcccgggtctccaggatcacgccctgggctgcaggtggcgctaaaccactgagccacccgggctgcccagggatACAGTTGTTAGTAAGGCAGACCAAATATTTGTCTTCCTAAAGTGTATATtctgatgaagaaaaacaaacaaacaaacaaacaaatataatttcaaagtGTAAATTGTGAAGAAAACGAGAGCAGTGTAAGAGATTACCAAGATGGAAGGAATGGGTTACATTTCATTCTGATGAAATGGGACTGGAGTTGTTTGAAGAGAAAATGGCAAGTGATGAAGTAGATAGACATAGTGTAAACAACTCTTTGGGAAACTGGATAGGAACATGGAGTCTAGggggtattattttttctttaaaaatgggagaTATATACAGCCCTGGGAACAGTATCAGTTGAAGAGAAACTGATAAAAGAATTGATGCAGAATGAGAGCTAACAGCAGGAAAAGTCTTTGCGTAGGCAAAGAGAAAGTGCTACAAACCATATTCTTGGCCAGACATGATTTCTTTATCGCTTCCCCCCCATACCCccacatcatttttttctgacatcTCCAATTTCTGTAAGGATGACCAATCCCATCCAATACCAACCTCAtagaaaacaagagtcagatcaTGAACTAATATTTCATTAAGCACTGAAGTAGCATATCAGGCAGATTTCCTAACATTGGCCCATGTACTTAGTTATTTAAGCAGTTTTCAAAGGACCCCCAAATCAGTAAAACAGGTCTCTGTATTCAGGAGTTTATAATCTGGTGCAGTGGTTCTTAACCAGGGATAATTTTGCCCATcgggatatttggcaatgtcatTTGGTTATGACAAATGCTACTAGCATTTACCCTACCCTGGATAGAGGTCAGGGACGCTGCTGAGCATCTTATAATGAACATGATAGccccctacaacaaagaattacctggtCTAAAATGTCAGTGTTTGGGTTGAGAAAGCCTGATCTAGTAAGAGAAGTAGAATgtaaaaaaactaaaactcaggTAGGATGCAATATACTGTGAAAGCAATATAAAGTGCTATAGTAGATCAGaggaatttaaaattatatttggggaaattaggtaaaacttttttttaaagaccttatttatttattcatgagagagacagagagagagagaggcaggctccatgcaggaagcccgacgacCTGGGCATTTCCAATAGGATATAACTTGAGACAACACATGACACCAGGAAAGAGTGTAGTAGTTTAGTTTGGGTGGGGCATAGAGTATGTAGAGATTAGTAGGAGGTGAGGTTAGAGAGGTGGATTGGATTTGGAAACTGGGAATCCCAGGCAAATGATTTACTACTTTACCTCTTCTTGGGAAAACTTAGAGCACGTAAAacctgtaattctcttttctgtgtaTACCAGCTCAATTCAGTTATAAGCTTCCAAAGGCGGGAATCTATCTTATTCTCTCTACAGTGCCTAAAAGAATAGTAAATATGCATATTCTTTATTGATTTAGATAGATGGATAAGATTGGGTGTGGTGTTCATCAGCTTGTCAGATACATTAGTGCATTTAACCAAAGAGTCACATATTTGTTTTTGATCATTGCAGAAAAGAGGAGAAGCCATTGGTGCCTGAGACAGTAGAAGAGGTGAAGGAAAAACCTATTTTGGTGTGTCCACCCTTACGAAGCCGAACATACATACCACCTGAAGATCTCCAGAGTCGTGTGGAATCTTGTGTCAGAGAAATTTTTGGCTCATCTGTTCCTAGCAGTTGGCAGGACGTGTCCCTGGAAGATGGTCATCTGAAATTCGGGTTGTTGTCACGTTTAGCTGATGACTTGGGCCATGCAGTGCCCAACTCCAGGCTTCACCAGATGTGCAGGGTCAGAGATGTTCTTGATTTCTATAATGTGCCTATTCGTGATAGATCTAAATTTGATGAACTGATTGCCAGTAATCTGCCtcccaatttaaaaatcacttggggTTATTGAGCAACTCAGAAGAGGAGCATCTTGAAATCATTTTGTCCTGAGCAAGAGGACTGGTTATTAGACTTTTGATACTTTACCATGTGAAATGCTATCAGAATAGTTCTCTAAATCCTCTTTTTCTGTAGAAGAATGAAttagctctttttttccctcatatcaTGAATTAAcaacaggattttcttttttcacatttgctgaaatctttttttttttttttttttaatggaattgaGTCATTAATCATGTATGAAAGTTTCCTTCTCTGGAGGACACTAATTATTAAACTTGGGTTTAAGATATGAGGCTATTCTATGTTCAGACGTGGTCTTTATTCTTTTAGGTGTAAAATAGTAGatgcaaaaatatgttttaatccTGTTAGGACTCTTAAGTCTAAGGTAGCATTATGTATAGTATgtatacaaataaggaaacttcttaaagaaatgtaaaaagggggaaaaaaaaaagaaatgtaaaaagcaaCGTTGTTTATTATAGCAAATTGTTTCTTTCACTACTTtactcatagaaatagaaaatgatacTGGCTGTTCTAGACTAACCTCTTTTGGAATTAAAGTATACTTTTGAAGTGtgctgtgtgttttttatttttttgaagctgAAATTTGCTTCTCTGCTTTGTCATTTACTTatgtattataaatgaaaaaatttagagTATATGCCAAATATGAAGTactgtgactttttaaataagagatcTGCCAGATTATATATCTAAATGAATATTCTCTTTAAAGGAGATGATGTTTATTTCAAACCTTTtatctttgtaactttttttttttgagagaatgcGTGTGCTCAAGCTGGGTGgtggttggggttggggggtgtggaggggagTTGCAGTGGGAGAAGAAAAAATCATAAGCAGGGTTCGCACCCagggtggagcctgatgcaggactcaatcttatgacctgaaccaaaatcaagagttggccccttaaccaactgaatcacccaggtgcccccttttctgtaactttttaaaagtggcTTTAAATACCTATGGATGTCCACTACGGTGATAAGTCTTTGCAGACTTAGTGTATTCAATTTGTGGAAATTACTCAAATAGTGAGTTACTAGATAGTTCTGAATTACTGATGTTAATTGAAGAAGTGATTAAattagtaattatttttgtttagaatttaGATATGCCTAAAGAGTAATAAGgaatttcctatattttatctttcttaataGTTCTGAAAGAAAAGTGATAGTTTTTATACAAAGGAAATTGCGTGTATTCTCTTTTTCAGGGTGACTGAAGAGGGCAGAAATCAGATGGGTGTATAAATTATGgcatattaataaaatcacattacAGTTATACCCTATAAATATTATCAGCAGACAATCAGATTTTTAAGAACCTGTACATTAAAGAACTTCAGAAGTACCTGAAGCCCTGGAGCTTAAATATCAGAGCTGTTTTATCTCTTCCATGTGAGAGGGTTTCTGCATggaaatacttgattttttttttaagttttttttttatttattcatgagagacagaggcagagacacaggcagagggagaagcaggctccatgcaaggagcccgatgtgggactcgaacccgggaatccaggatcatgccctgaaccaaagccaGGTGcccaaccagtgagccactcaggcattccaaaATACTTGAATTTTACAAATAGGATTTGATTATCTCATTTCCCGTGTAGCTTCTACTGATCTGTAGACCCACAAAACTGTGCACAGGGGATGATGGAAGTAATGGATATATAAGGGCGGTGTGGAAAAACACTTGGTTTCAACTAGAGCACTACAAAACCAAGCTTCACATAGGTATAAAGACAAAAGGGATTACTTCTTTGTAACctagagcagtgtttctcaaaatttaaTGTGTTAATTTAACAAGTTACTTGGAGATCTTTTTAAAACGCAGATTCTGATTCCATTGGTTAAGAGTGGGTCCTGAGCTTTTGTATATCTAAAAAGCTCctaggcagggcacctgggtggcttggtggttgagcatctgcccttgactcaggtcatgatcctggggtcctgggatcaagtcctctcattaggcttcccacagggaggcttcttctgcctatgtctctgcctctgtgtgtctcatgaataaataaaatctttgaaaaaaaaaaaaaactcctaggCAATGTTGTTAATGTTTTGAGTAAGGTGGCCCTACACCCTAATATTGAAGTGGGAAAGTACCATCCCTGAAGCAGCAGTCCTGGAAAGTTGAGCTAAAGGAGAAGATAAACTTCATGTCCAAAAATAACTCTAGAAGGTGTCACTGTTTTACAAtctaatacaataaatatatcaGAATAATGACCTTTACTTTTCCTGAAAAGATTATATTAATTTTGCTAACTTGTTTACTGAGGTAACCACACATGATGTAATTATAAaaggtttacattttaaaaaactaagtgcTGTATAAAAGAGTTCCCAATTATAGGTAGTTGGGCCTTTGAACTCAGTAAGTATACTTTACACAAAAGCTGGTAATATTCAGGGTTAATAGAAATAGATTTGCACAGACAGTATGTATTTTAAGCCACATAAATAGACTTCTccccccttcttttttattttaacatttttctgattataaaagcacatttttaaaaatttgggaaagACAACAAATACCATTTCTGTTTTACTGCTCAGATAATCACTAAACATTCGTGTGTTTCCAAATGGAaagaaacttttctctttttttttttttttaagatttttttaatttattcatgagagacagaggcggagACTCAGGtcaagggagaagaaggctcatgcagggagcccaatatgggactggatcccggagctccaggatcacaccctgaccaaaggcagacactcgaccgctgagccacccagacatccccttttcttgtattttaaaatttactgtcaCATTGTCCTCCTGTTCCCTTTACTCTAtgagcttttctatttttaaatagtcttaaGAGTAATAAATTGGATTAATAACACATTCCATAACTGAATGTTAGGTACAGTAGTCCCTTCTTAACCATCCAAGCCTCCACTGGATTCCTGAAACCCTGAATAGTATTGAACcctatatatactgtattttttcctatatatacagACCTATGATACTTTAAATTTATAATGAAGCACAGTGAGAAATAAACAATAATAGAACTTTTATAACATATTGTAATGAAAGTTATGTCAAGGTGGTCTTTCAAAAtgtcttattgtactgtacttcttgtgatgatgtgaacTGAtgaaatgcctatgtgatgagatgaagtgaaggGAATGACCTAGGTTTTGTGATGTAGAATTAGGTGGGCTGCTGTTAACCTGATTTACATCAGAAGGATTGTCTGCTTCCTGACTCAGAGGTTGACCACACAGGTAACTCAAACTAGAAAGTGAAACTAGCTAAGGTAATTATTCAACCAATATGCTATTACTGGATATTTAAATTACTGCCaggtttttgctttcattttttatctatttttaaaaatctgtcttttttattttttttttttaatttttacttatttatgatagtcacagagagagagagagaggcagagacataggcagagggagaagcaggctccatgcaccgggagcctgatgtgggattcgatcccgggtctccaggatcgcgccctggaccaaaggcaggcgccaaaccgctgcgccacccagggatccctaaaaatctgtcttttttaGTTTGAGTATTGGTGTGCCATAAACCTCTTAGAAGTGGAAGCTATTccactgtaaattttttttttaatttttatttatttatgatagtcacagagagagagagagagaggcagagacacaggcagagggagaagcaggctccatgcaccgggagcccgaagtgggattcgatcccgggtctccaggatcgtgccctgggccaaaggcaggcgctaaaccgctgcgccacccagggatcccccactgtAAATTTCTTGACCCTGAACCTAGGAATGGGCAAGTTGGTCCTGctcccttgttttttgttgtacaaatatttattcatctcaAGTCGTCCtttcagcagtattttttttttttaagtaaactctacatgcaacatggggcttgaactcatgaccccaagattaagagtcacatgctcttctgactgaggcaCCCCTTTCCTACTTCTTTGATTTGTAATCCCATCAGCATGCCTTCTGTTATCCTAAGTATTATGTGACATATATATTGAACTCAGTTACACTTacacacatttatctttttttttaaatattttatttatttattcataagagacacagactgagagagagagaggcagagacacaggcagagggagaagcaggctccatgcagggaacccgattcaggactcgatcccgggactccaggatcacaccctggaccgaaggcaggcgccaaactgctgagccacccagggatccccacatgaaCTTAATCTTATCTtcagttacatttctattttacttttattaggTTATTTCACAGTGCAAAAGTCCTAGCGTTTTTACTTGAATGATGTCTAAGTTTAAAAGTAGTCTCAATTTAAATTAACTTCTGATTCCACAGAATTCCATTGCTAGTCTTAGTTGTACAGCAGCAAACTGCAGCTGTACTAtcaaatttcttttccattaggatatatcaaattcaaaatatttaacactgAAGCAACACTAATCATACAttgttcattttcaaatttcaCCTATGGTCCCAGTAATGACCTTCAAAGTAATTTCACCTCCTGATCCAGGATTAAACCTTGATTCATGCTTTGCATTTTTGTTATCAGTTTTACTTAATCTCCTTTACTTTGAAACAGTTCTtcattaaattgtattttataaggatttattcatttcatctaagttgtcaaattagttggcataaagttgttaatctcctattttccttttaatgtctATTGGATCTGCAGTGACAAGCCCTCTTTCATTtggggtatttgtcattttagtctatcttttttttttttaatttttatttatttatgatagtcagagagagagagagagagaggcagagacacaggcggagggagaagcaggctccatgcaccgggagcccgatgtgggattcgatcccgggtctccaggatcgcgtcctgggccaaaggcaggcgccaaaccactgcgccacccagggatccccttagtcTATCTTTTTATTTGATCACTCTGGCTTGTAGTTTGTCAAATTTCTCAGGTTTATCAAAGAATCAAATTTCTTtgttaatttctatttcattgataatatgcttttcttatttccttcttacTTTGggcttactttcctttttttttttttcttttttttccccctaacaacaacttcttcttcttcttcttttctttttaagattatttatttatttattcatagagacacacagagaggggggagagcctgacatgggactcgatcctgagtctccaggatcactccctgggctgcaggcagtgctaaaccgctgtgccaccggggctgccccttt
This window contains:
- the LOC121495946 gene encoding 39S ribosomal protein L50, mitochondrial-like, with amino-acid sequence MAALSASGVTRRGLAWVVLGAPRREFWSRFRKEEKPLVPETVEEVKEKPILVCPPLRSRTYIPPEDLQSRVESCVREIFGSSVPSSWQDVSLEDGHLKFGLLSRLADDLGHAVPNSRLHQMCRVRDVLDFYNVPIRDRSKFDELIASNLPPNLKITWGY
- the LOC121495947 gene encoding 39S ribosomal protein L50, mitochondrial-like, whose amino-acid sequence is LIPRLVGTSANNLCPQLSSRNFPFRRIFVTCSVDLLASLRKEEKPLVPETVEEVKEKPILVCPPLRSRTYIPPEDLQSRVESCVREIFGSSVPSSWQDVSLEDGHLKFGLLSRLADDLGHAVPNSRLHQMCRVRDVLDFYNVPIRDRSKFDELIASNLPPNLKITWGY